Below is a genomic region from Rhodohalobacter sp. 614A.
GTCCTGCCGATGGCCGGTGTTGTTCGTTCCAATCATCAAAATTGCCAGCTCGGGATTGATCCCCTCAAGTTCACCGTGTTCAAACCGCCACAACACATTCTCCGTTCGATCGCCACTAAAGCCAATATTATATCCACCATAATCCGCATAATATTCTTCCCAGACTTCTTTGCCGGTGTTCTCCCAACCGTGTGTGATCGAGTTTCCAATAAACAGCAACCGGGCATTTTCCCGTCCTTCTTCGGTCAGTTTGGCTTCGTGCCGGGGCATCCACCACTCCACGGCCCATTCTTCCTGAAGGGTTGCAGGAGTGAGGGCGAGGGCATCATCAGAACAGGTTTGGGCGTCTGATTCCCCGCAAGCAATAAATAGAATTGGTAAAAGAAAAATCGTTAATGATTTCGAAAAAAAGTTCTTCATTTTAAAACCCGCTTATCAACAGAAGTGTAGTTGTTTTAGTGATTATTTGAATCACAAAAGATTCATTTCATTCTATAAATGTATCTAAATAAAGTTGTAAAGTGTAGCGGGATTTTGGGATTGGAAGAGGAGCTTTACAATCACCATCAAATAAAAAAACCGGCAATGAATACCCGAAAGTGAGCATCATTGCCGGTTGCTGGGGTAACAGCGATATATCGACCTGTTCTTACTGTGCTTCTTCGAGTTCTTCGATATAATCGTCACTTGCATAAACAGCTACTTCAATACGCCGGTTTTCCTGGCGCCCGGCTTCCGTGTCGTTATCAGCAATAGGCTCTGTTTCGCCCATTCCTTCAACTTGTATTCTTGATCTGGCGATTCCTTGTGTGCCCATAAACGTAGCAGCCACTGCGGCACGCCGTTCACTTAAATTTTGATTGTAATTTTCATCTCCAACAGAGTCGGTATGCCCAACAATCAGGAGTTCGGTGTTGTCATCTTCTCCCATAATTTCTGCCAGTTGCTTGAGATTTTCCATGGCTTCGGGACGAAGTTTGGCTGAATCAAAATCGAATAAAAGTCCGGAATCGAAACTTACAGCAATACCCTCTTCAACACGTTGAATTTCAGCACCTTCAAGATTCCTCTCAAGCTCGGCAGCTTTCTTGTCCATTTGCCGGCCAATGATGGCACCAACCGTACCACCCACGGCAGCTCCTGCAAGGGCACCGGCGGCTGTATTACCAAGAGTTTTACCAATTACCGCCCCTGCTGCTGCTCCGGCTCCACCGCCAATAACACCGCCTTTAGCAGTTTTACTCCATTCTGTACATCCGGAAAATAAAAGTGATACAGACAGAATGAGCGAAATAATTACCGATGTTTTTGATATTCGATACATAGTTTTCTTTTCATTTTTTGATTGTCTTTCAACCTATAAACTGAAGATTACCAGATTTGTTTCTATTTCTGACAGGGCTGGGCATCACATAAACATGTGATTTTTAAAATTTTGAAAAACAAGTGGCAGCGAAGAGGGTTTTCAATGGTAACTGTATTTGAATCGAAAACTAAAATGAATGGCAGCCATGAGAAAATTTCTACTAAAATTCGCAGTTTTAATCGTATTCGGGTGCAGCTGGACCGGATGCATGGTTTCCGGCGGACTTGTCATTCACCCCGAGCCTGTCGTTATCGGGGATGCCCCACGAAAAGGGAAGTATGAAAAAAAGCGGGGCAGAGAATATAGAAGAGGACATTACAAGATACCTCCAGGCCATATGCCTCCTCCCGGTAAATGCAGAATTTGGTATTATGACAGGCCTCCGGGTCACCAGCCACCGCCGGTTTCCTGCCACCGATTGGGGCGACGAATTCCCCATGGAGCAGTTGTAATTCGCGGATAGTTTAGGAGAAGTTTAACTAAAGAACCCATTTGCTAAAACTGATTCCCGCCCAGACCGCACCCATTCCGGTGATAACCTGGAATCCCAAATAGATCATGCTTTTTTGAATGGAAAGGGTTGCAACCTCGAAACCTTCCAGGCTAAAAGAAGAAAATGTCGTAAATCCCCCAAGAAGGCCTACAATTAAAAAAAGCTTGATTGTATTATCCATCAAACCTTTTTCCTGGAGAATGGTTGCAGTGGCTCCAATCAAAAAGCATCCAATAATATTGGCAGCAGTAGTACCGGTAAAAAACCAGTTTTGGCTGATAAGCTTAAGTGTTAATAGTGAAGTGAGATATCGAAGAACGGATCCAATAGCTCCGCCCAAAGCTATAAAAAGGAGATTGCGAATCATGTTTCTGAATTAATTACCTACGTAATATAGGCTCAATCACAACATAAAAAAAGCTGCCCGGTTTGGGGCATCATATTTATTAAAAACTAAAAAGATTGGTCTGGATTTCTTCTCCAGGCAGTTCTGAAATTCCAGGCAACAGTCTGCCAGTTCCTTTACTAAGTCAGTAATATTAGTGTTGCCAAGGTTTTACGATTTTTGTGCCAAATCTTTTTCGTGTTGTTTTTTTTGTATCAAATGCTTTACGTGTTGTCAGACCTGTCATAACCAATGAGAAATAGATGTGATTCAAACTTTTTGAGAGTGAATATGGTTGGGTATTCATGTACCCGGTGTAATCAAAATGTTATCACTTCTTTATTCAATGACTGTTATAGACGATTTTAATAATCAGGTTCAGGAGATTGCAGATTTCCGCCAAGTTGCAGATTATGAGTTATATACACCGGCGCCTGAGGATTGGTGGATTATAGTCGGAGATATTCGAGGGTCAACAGAAGCGATCAAAAGAGGCAAGTATAAAGAGGTAAATATGGCTGGTGCCACTATCATAGCAGCTATTTCAAATCTGTTTAAAGAAGACGGACATCTTCCATATACGTTTGGAGGTGATGGAGCTTTTTTGGTTGTACCGAATAAAAACCTGTCTGAGGTGAGAAAAGCACTTGGATTTTGCAAAACAGCCATCCGGGAAAGCTTTGGATTAGATATGAGAGCCGGCCTGGTTTCCATAAAAGAAGTGCGCAATGCCGGATTTGATTTAAAAATTGCAAGGCTGAAACTGTCAGATTCGATGAGCCAGGCCCTTTTTTGGGGAGAGGGTCTTTCTTACGCCGAGTCTTTGATTAAAGAAAGGAATTTATCGGGTGATGAAACCGATCCTGTTGATGATGAATATAGAGCCAATCTTGAGGGACTTGAGTGCAGATGGCATGAAATACCTCCAACCAGTGAAGAAATTACTTCATATATCATTAAAGCAGAGGGCGGTACGGATGATGAAAAATCGGAAATATATGCAGATTGTTTAGAGCGAATAGAAGAGGTGTATGGTGCTATAAACGATCGGAATCCGGTGACGATGGGGAAGCTAAACCTTACAAAAAGCTGGAATAAACTTAGTACGGAATGGAAGATCAGGACATGGAAGCCAACAATAAGACGCCAAATGATCTATGCGCTAAAATTAGTGTTTGAAGCATTTGCGGGCACATTTCTTATGGAGAAAAAAATATCAACAAAACATGTACATTGGGGAGAATATAAAGCAGACGCCATCACCCATGTCGATTTTCGGAAGTTTGACGATGGCCTCCGGTTTGTTGCTTCTGGAACAAAAGCCGAAAGAGATGAAGTGGAAACCTATTTAAACCAAATGTTTACGGACGGGAAGTTGAATTTTGGAGTACATAGTTCAAAAAGCCTGATCATTACTTGTTACGTTTCAAATCATGAGAAGGAACATATACACTTTGTTGATGGTATTGATGGGGGTTACGCGATGGCATCAAAAAAAATGAAGCAACAAAAAAAAATTTCTGTATAATTTAATTAAATATACAACGGTGTCTTTTTCACTTACTTTTTTTAAGTGATTATTGCTTTAATCATGACTGCTGAAATCAATGGATCACAATTTACTAAATGATCAGCAATACAGAGAAAAAGTTGATCTGCTTTTAGAATTGATTGGGAATATTAACTCGAACCTCGAGTTAAAAAGTGTGCTGTTACATATCATTGAAGCCGCAATGAAAATAACAGACAGTGAAGCCAGTTCTGTGTATTTATTAGACGAAACCAAGAATGAGTTAATTTTAACTGTGCCCACGGGGCCCATCAGCGAGAAAATACATGGAAGACGATTTCCGGTAACGAATGGAATTGCCGGGTGGGTGGCCAGAAACTCAGAATCCCAGATTGTAAATGATGTCTCGAAAGATGATCGTTTTTATGGAGATTTCGAGCCCGAAATTTTTACTACACGAAATATACTTTGCGTGCCTTTAAAGAATCAGTCGGAGGAGGTAATTGGAGTATTACAGGCATTAAATAAAAAAGAAGACGCCCAGTTTGATGAGAGTGAAATTTCCCTTTTCCAGGTATTGGCCCACCAGGCAGCAATTGCTATTACCAACGCCCGGTTACTTGAAGAACGAAAAACGCTTCTGAGTGAAATTCATCATCGGGTAAAAAACAATATGGCCATTATTTCCGGGATGATTCATATCCAGGCTTATAATGAAAAGGACGAGGCTATACAAAATAAACTCCTCAATAGCGTTACAAGGATTTCAAGTATGGCAACGGTTCATGAGCAATTGTATGAGGCGCATAGTTTTTCCAGCCTGGATTTTGCCGAAAACCTGGAAAAATTGATTGCCAATATTATTGATACGGTAGATTTTCATCGGGATATTTCCACGGTATTTCAGTGTGATAAAGTGATGCTTAACGTCAACCAATCTATTCCCTGTTCATTGATTGTGAGTGAAATCATTTTTCATTTGTTAAAATTTGGTTTTCAGGATACAGAACATCCGGAGATTCAAATTCGCTTATCAGAAAATGCGGATAATGAAACCATCATCCTGGATATTGAAGATAACGGCAGGCAAACCGACCGATACTTTTCTGATGTACATAAAGATGGACACGATTCAGGATTTCAGCTTATCGAGGTTCTGTGCAAACAATTAGAAGCAAAATGTGATTATAGAACCAAATCCGACAAAAATATTCGTACACTGAGGTTTCGGCGATCAGATAAAGCCGGATCGGCAAATAAGTTCCTGTAATAACAACCGGGGCCTACAGTGTGAGCAAAATTCCTGCATTAAACCCCGGATATAGAATCTGCTCATCAAACGCTCATCTGTTATAATTTTCAATGCCAAGAATGCGGTCAGCAATAAATAGGCAGAAAGAGTCCGTTCTTATTTTCATAAATGACGGAAAAATTTCTTTTCTTTGATTTGATCAATCAACCCAGAAAGATTTTAATCTAATTGAATTCTCCGGTTGTATATATGATTCTTGCTGACAACCCGTTTTTTATTTGTAAAAATATTCTATAAGCAGGTTTAACCATGTTATGTTGAAAAAGTTATTCGCAGCCTTCTTGTTCCTCTTGCCGGTTTTTGGACCGGGCTTTCTCATGGCTCAAAATGAAGACGGATTTGCCATTGCCCGTGTGCAATACCGGGGTGGCGGTGATTGGTACAACGTGCCATCTTCACTCACTAATCTTATTGGATATACAAAGCAGCAGGTGCCGATTAATATCCGGTCTACCTACGATGATGTTCAACTCGGCAGCCGCGATATTTTTGATTATCCTTTTTTGTTTATGACGGGCCACGGAAACATCGCTGTGAATGATGCCGAAATGGAAAACCTACGGGAATATCTTGAGAACGGCGGATTTCTTTATGTGGATGACGATTACGGGATGGACCAATACGTTCGCGAAATTCTGCAAAATATTTTCCCCGATGAGCGATTTTTTGAACTTCCGGCGGATCACCCGATCTACAGCAACGTCTTTAATTTTCCAGACGGTCGACCACCCAAAGTTCACGAACACGATGGGAAAACTCCCCAGGCGTTTGCTGTCTACCGAAACGGGCGAATGGTTCTGCTGTATACATACGAATCCAATCCATCGGACGGCTGGGCGTACGACGAATTCGACAATCCCCAGGAAGTAACCGACGCCGCACTTCAGTTTGGTGTGAATTTACTGGTGTATGCGTTTACAAATCCGTGAGGAGAAGCCGGTGAATGATTTCTCACGCTCAAACAAGCTATTGATAAATCGACAGTATAGATCTAGATCTGCCAAT
It encodes:
- a CDS encoding fluoride efflux transporter FluC, translated to MIRNLLFIALGGAIGSVLRYLTSLLTLKLISQNWFFTGTTAANIIGCFLIGATATILQEKGLMDNTIKLFLIVGLLGGFTTFSSFSLEGFEVATLSIQKSMIYLGFQVITGMGAVWAGISFSKWVL
- a CDS encoding OmpA family protein, encoding MYRISKTSVIISLILSVSLLFSGCTEWSKTAKGGVIGGGAGAAAGAVIGKTLGNTAAGALAGAAVGGTVGAIIGRQMDKKAAELERNLEGAEIQRVEEGIAVSFDSGLLFDFDSAKLRPEAMENLKQLAEIMGEDDNTELLIVGHTDSVGDENYNQNLSERRAAVAATFMGTQGIARSRIQVEGMGETEPIADNDTEAGRQENRRIEVAVYASDDYIEELEEAQ
- a CDS encoding histidine kinase dimerization/phosphoacceptor domain -containing protein → MDHNLLNDQQYREKVDLLLELIGNINSNLELKSVLLHIIEAAMKITDSEASSVYLLDETKNELILTVPTGPISEKIHGRRFPVTNGIAGWVARNSESQIVNDVSKDDRFYGDFEPEIFTTRNILCVPLKNQSEEVIGVLQALNKKEDAQFDESEISLFQVLAHQAAIAITNARLLEERKTLLSEIHHRVKNNMAIISGMIHIQAYNEKDEAIQNKLLNSVTRISSMATVHEQLYEAHSFSSLDFAENLEKLIANIIDTVDFHRDISTVFQCDKVMLNVNQSIPCSLIVSEIIFHLLKFGFQDTEHPEIQIRLSENADNETIILDIEDNGRQTDRYFSDVHKDGHDSGFQLIEVLCKQLEAKCDYRTKSDKNIRTLRFRRSDKAGSANKFL
- a CDS encoding DUF4159 domain-containing protein; amino-acid sequence: MAQNEDGFAIARVQYRGGGDWYNVPSSLTNLIGYTKQQVPINIRSTYDDVQLGSRDIFDYPFLFMTGHGNIAVNDAEMENLREYLENGGFLYVDDDYGMDQYVREILQNIFPDERFFELPADHPIYSNVFNFPDGRPPKVHEHDGKTPQAFAVYRNGRMVLLYTYESNPSDGWAYDEFDNPQEVTDAALQFGVNLLVYAFTNP
- a CDS encoding GDSL-type esterase/lipase family protein; the encoded protein is MKNFFSKSLTIFLLPILFIACGESDAQTCSDDALALTPATLQEEWAVEWWMPRHEAKLTEEGRENARLLFIGNSITHGWENTGKEVWEEYYADYGGYNIGFSGDRTENVLWRFEHGELEGINPELAILMIGTNNTGHRQDPAACTAKGIEMILDEITDRLPETKILLLAIFPREASPDGELRQLNNEINQKIENYADGDHIHFLNINDTFLDENGVLSEEIMPDLLHPNEYGYRLWADAMQPTLEELLEEETMSH
- a CDS encoding DUF3095 family protein is translated as MTVIDDFNNQVQEIADFRQVADYELYTPAPEDWWIIVGDIRGSTEAIKRGKYKEVNMAGATIIAAISNLFKEDGHLPYTFGGDGAFLVVPNKNLSEVRKALGFCKTAIRESFGLDMRAGLVSIKEVRNAGFDLKIARLKLSDSMSQALFWGEGLSYAESLIKERNLSGDETDPVDDEYRANLEGLECRWHEIPPTSEEITSYIIKAEGGTDDEKSEIYADCLERIEEVYGAINDRNPVTMGKLNLTKSWNKLSTEWKIRTWKPTIRRQMIYALKLVFEAFAGTFLMEKKISTKHVHWGEYKADAITHVDFRKFDDGLRFVASGTKAERDEVETYLNQMFTDGKLNFGVHSSKSLIITCYVSNHEKEHIHFVDGIDGGYAMASKKMKQQKKISV